One Plasmodium berghei ANKA genome assembly, chromosome: 13 genomic region harbors:
- a CDS encoding mediator of RNA polymerase II transcription subunit 6, putative, producing MGEVYYESELKKDNKIEYVDNIFLSKNILNNRENALNYFYTSPFYTSKSHISLNEKIRVGKIIGEEDEGYLFDISYDNLDVLKKDEPTDGASIHIYYNTNSIYHIRLTHIYKLKNIFFKKVIQMFCVFNGKIYSSRSFGELLINKINNIVRNIENFYERVNNMMNFNITSNYYFENKTRLKKLDDSHKNFSLDDFNISITKKKKNKQNCKNHIFKKYT from the coding sequence ATGGGAGAAGTATACTATGAATCCGAATTGAAGAAAGATAACAAAATAGAGTATGtagataatatatttttatcaaaaaatatattaaataatagaGAAAATgctttaaattatttttatacttcTCCTTTTTATACATCAAAAAGCcatatatcattaaatgaaaaaattcgAGTAGGGAAAATAATTGGTGAAGAAGATGAGGggtatttatttgatataagctatgataatttagatgttttaaaaaaggaTGAGCCAACTGATGGCGCTAGtatccatatatattacaataCAAATTctatatatcatataagactaacacatatatataaattaaaaaatatttttttcaaaaaagtAATTCAAATGTTTTGTGTGTTTAATGGGAAGATATATAGCTCGCGTTCTTTTGGGGAATtactaataaataaaataaataatattgtgCGAAATATCGAAAACTTTTATGAACGagtaaataatatgatgaattttaatataacatcaaattattattttgaaaataaaacgCGCCTTAAGAAGTTAGACGATTCACACAAAAATTTTAGCCTCGAcgattttaatatttcgattaccaaaaaaaaaaaaaataaacaaaattgtaagaatcatatttttaaaaagtataCTTAA
- a CDS encoding protein MGET, putative, translating into MNKTKGTFQKKLTTQEYPVKKGKCITKNKNINNSNNEKHNNTVFQLNKNEGCIKEEDNIVSKIKELNLHLLQNEDEINNMRQENETLSSQIINFSNKCKELQFICTEKENENNRLKENNQMLVHELNRIKTEKEKIEQQNKHFVNIDKNKNIEITNMKKDIFILKNELNEKDNEISNLNEDIKLLNEKINIISEENIKNKQDVNDNIKKQDKINENVNEKEFQIQSLQDKVQKLNKIIKDKNDDNDKCKKKILQQNDKLTYLNNKIQNIEKKQADDIEKIKKYTEKIKLIKKKYNNNKRQDQTEGNKMVDHKRQQEDAIFNSQFYNVNKKNKDKKINQVTNIQSHQNSFLTKSKDINKEKINISSNTSSSSNDSDDNEIQSTQIVSFSEKYNINKNMRKGKDTNKI; encoded by the exons ATGAATAAGACAAAAGGCACTTtccaaaaaaaactaaCAACTCAAGAATATCCTGTAAAAa AAGGGAAATGCATAacgaaaaataaaaacattaataacagtaataatgaaaaacaTAACAATACAGTGTTccaattaaataaaaatgaaggGTGTATAAAAGAAGAAGATAACATAGTTagcaaaataaaagaacTAAATCTAcatttattacaaaatgaagatgaaataaataatatgagaCAGGAAAATGAAACATTATCCTCACAA ataattaatttttctaacAAATGCAAAGAACTACAATTCATATGTACGGAAAAAGAAAACGAAAATAATCGGCTAAAAGAAAACAATCAAATGCTAGTGCATGAATTAAATAGAATTAAAacagaaaaagaaaaaatagaacaacaaaataaacattttgtaaatatagacaagaataaaaatattgaaataactaatatgaaaaaggatatttttattttaaaaaatgaactaaatgaaaaagataatgaaataagtaatttaaatgaggatatcaaattattgaatgaaaaaattaatattataagcgaggaaaatataaaaaacaaacaagatgtaaatgataatataaagaagcaagataaaataaatgagaatgtaaatgaaaaagaatttCAAATACAATCATTACAAGATAAGGTCcaaaaattaaacaaaattattaaagacaaaaatgatgataatgataaatgtaaaaaaaaaatattgcaGCAGAATGATAAACTTACTTAtctaaataataaaatacaaaatatagaaaaaaaacaagcAGATGAcatagaaaaaattaaaaagtatacagaaaaaattaaacttataaaaaaaaaatataacaataataaacgACAAGATCAAACAGAGGGAAACAAAATGGTTGATCACAAAAGGCAACAGGAGGATGCTATATTTAATTCACAGTTTtataatgtaaataaaaaaaataaagacaaaaaaattaaccaAGTTACAAATATTCAAAGTCATCAAAATAGTTTTCTAACAAAATCAAAAGACATAAACAAAGAGAAAATCAATATAAGCAGTAATACTAGCAGTAGTAGTAATGACAGTGATGATAACGAAATTCAGAGTACTCAAATTGTTAGTTTCTCCGAaaagtataatataaataaaaatatgaggAAAGGAAAAGatacaaacaaaatataa
- a CDS encoding autophagy-related protein 12, putative — MPHFPICYFPSFDKKPDMNECIFSRRNKKVKIVLKSISGISILKKNKIVINGNETLVSILNFLKKIYNKEEYIYLYINNTIKPNLDDYISDLFDLYQISNSLNISYSFNPAY, encoded by the exons ATGCCACATTTTCCTATATGCTATTTTCCAAGCTTCGACAAAAAACCTGATATGAATGAATGCATATTTTCCAGGcgtaataaaaaag TGAAAATAGTACTTAAAAGCATAAGTGGGATAtctattttgaaaaaaaacaaaattgtTATAAATGGAAATGAAACACTAGTATccattttaaattttctcaaaaaaatatataacaaagAAGAATATATA TATCTATACATTAATAACACGATTAAACCCAATTTGGATGATTATATATCAGATCTATTTGAT CTATATCAAATTTCCAACAGCTTAAACATTTCATATAGTTTCAATCCAGCGTATTAA